The sequence TGATTTTATCTTCACCTTTAAATTCCCCTTTCATCTTAGAAAGATATAGTAAAGTATAGCATGATTTATCGCTGAAAGCAAGGCTAGGATTCCTGCGATCTTGTGGATCTTAAAAAGGGCTTTATGAGTGAATCTCTTGCTTAACCACGGTTTGAATAGCACCGTGAACGTAGCTAAAATCATCGAGCAGATAGAGACTAATCCGGAGATAAGAAATATATTTACTATTAGTTCCACCTTGTATTTCACCTCCTGAGTATTACATAAGATCTATGCTTGATCTCTTACATGTTTTTGTGCACTCTAAGCAGGCTATGCACTCTGAGTTGTCTATCTTAGGTCTTTTGGAGTTGATCTCGCAGATTATAGCTCCCATGGGGCAGACTCCCTCTCTAGTGCAAGAGCCACACTCTGAACATGAATCCTTATAAAGCTTGATTTTAAAATAAGATAGAGCTCCAGCTATCTTAAGTATCGCTCCAAAGGGGCATGCATATCTGCAGAAGGGCCTGCTTATAATTAGGGAGATGACGAGAGTGATTATCAGTATAGCTATAGCCAGAGGTGTTCCTGTGAAATTGAAGAGCACCTTAAAGGGCTCATATTGGGAAAATATATTGGTTGAGCTTCTCCATGTGAGATAGCCGACCCCTATAAGTATGGCGAACTTAAGCCACTTAAGAGGCCTATCTATATAGGGAGGCAGTCCTTGATAACATCTCATGGGAACCTGAGCCTTATGTATTAACTCTTGAGCCCCTCCAAGAGGACATATCCATCCGCAGAAAACCCTTCCCCATAGAAGGGATATGCCAAGAGGTATGGCGAAAAGTATCAAAGCTGGCAGGAACATAGCCTGATTTCTAGAGAGAAAGAAGAAGGGCGTTCCAACCGGTTCGGGACATCCTCCAAGGTAAAACCCCAGAAAGGTTAAGCTTAAAAGGAGTAAAGGTTTTCTATAAGAGCTTAATTTTAATAGAAACGCTATGACTCCTATCGCAAAAAAGGTATACCACAATTTTAGGTTTATAGGTTCTATTACTTGGCTCATGCTTAAGGTTCTAGATGATGATTGGGGTAATGTTTCCTTACTTTCTTTTGTTGTTCCTGCAGTAGATAAGTCCTTTATTATCTTGCCTTTGGCTTCTACGGTTATAAGACCTTCCCTGGGACAGCTTCTTTCTACCCTTACGGTCGCGTCGCCTTCTTTGTCAAACCTTACCTTAAAGTCAAGCTTATCTGGGTTACCCTTTTTCCACGTTCCAGGATCAACGATGGTCCCTCTGGAAACCGTTATTTTGGTTTCCTCTATAGGTAGAGTACAGCTTCTGTGAGTGAGATATCTTTCCAGGTTAAAGTTCAAGGTTTCGCCGACTTTCGCCTCAAAGGTAGAAGGGGAGATTTTAAGTATACATGCTGAGGCTGTCCCTGCAAAGGTTAAAGCTAAGGCTATTGATAAAGCTAAGGTTTTCAAGATCTTATCATTACAAGAAGCATCTTAAATCTCTCTTCAGCTTTGACAGAGTGGGGTTTGTTGGCTGGCATTATTATCATCTCACCAGCGCTCAAGGAGAAGGGTTTCCCTTCAATTTTTATCGTTGCCCTTCCCTCAAGCAAGAAGACCATAGCATCGAAAGGTGCCATATGTTCGCTTAGTCCTTGTCCCTTATCGAAGGCAAATAAAGTGACCGTTCCTGCCTTTTTATCTACTAAAGTTCTACTTACGATAGAGTTGCTTTGGTAATCAACCAATTCAAGGAGCTTAGCCTTTTCTACTGATAGTTCGCTCATCTTTACTCCTGGTCATCTAAGCTGTGTGAAAGCGCACGCCTTAGATGGCTGGGGTATTTTTAGTCCGCCATATCCAAGGCTTTCCAGCCCCCAGCAGGCGGTATTTGGAAAGCCTTCATTTCCTTGCCTTATGATTCGGTATCCTCAAATAGTTAAACTTAGGGGCATTGTGCATTGTTTTAATATCTAAATATTCCTTCATGCTTGATAAGCTTTCAAGGTATATTATATCCTATTAATCTCCACCCTATTATTCTGCTAAAGCTTTGCCTCATGGTTTTTTAATAACAGATATGAAAAGCTT comes from Synergistota bacterium and encodes:
- a CDS encoding 4Fe-4S binding protein, with amino-acid sequence MKTLALSIALALTFAGTASACILKISPSTFEAKVGETLNFNLERYLTHRSCTLPIEETKITVSRGTIVDPGTWKKGNPDKLDFKVRFDKEGDATVRVERSCPREGLITVEAKGKIIKDLSTAGTTKESKETLPQSSSRTLSMSQVIEPINLKLWYTFFAIGVIAFLLKLSSYRKPLLLLSLTFLGFYLGGCPEPVGTPFFFLSRNQAMFLPALILFAIPLGISLLWGRVFCGWICPLGGAQELIHKAQVPMRCYQGLPPYIDRPLKWLKFAILIGVGYLTWRSSTNIFSQYEPFKVLFNFTGTPLAIAILIITLVISLIISRPFCRYACPFGAILKIAGALSYFKIKLYKDSCSECGSCTREGVCPMGAIICEINSKRPKIDNSECIACLECTKTCKRSSIDLM
- a CDS encoding cupin domain-containing protein, encoding MSELSVEKAKLLELVDYQSNSIVSRTLVDKKAGTVTLFAFDKGQGLSEHMAPFDAMVFLLEGRATIKIEGKPFSLSAGEMIIMPANKPHSVKAEERFKMLLVMIRS